From a region of the Candidatus Hydrogenedentota bacterium genome:
- a CDS encoding GNAT family N-acetyltransferase, with translation MNAAYTVQRRGPGEVDDLYALIEACGEDMWRRLGLDHWKPPTPIEVFRDYARTKEVYAVRDGNELAATFTIGPDAPEPYPPSNWANHAHRAIYLNKLAVSPMLQGRGLGRWCMDEVERLTRERGFHAVRFDALTRNAPLLAFYDHLGYRRCGDMYVYDEIGRGWDIVLYEKVL, from the coding sequence GTGAACGCGGCGTACACAGTCCAACGGCGCGGACCCGGCGAGGTTGACGATCTCTATGCGCTGATCGAGGCGTGCGGCGAGGACATGTGGCGCCGGCTCGGTCTCGATCACTGGAAACCGCCGACGCCGATAGAAGTCTTTCGGGACTATGCGCGCACGAAGGAAGTGTATGCCGTGCGCGACGGCAACGAGTTGGCCGCTACGTTCACGATCGGACCCGATGCGCCGGAGCCGTACCCGCCCTCGAACTGGGCAAACCATGCACACCGGGCGATCTACTTGAACAAACTTGCCGTTTCGCCAATGTTGCAGGGGCGAGGACTCGGGCGATGGTGCATGGACGAGGTCGAACGGTTGACGCGCGAGCGCGGATTTCACGCCGTCCGTTTCGATGCCTTGACGCGAAACGCGCCGCTGCTTGCGTTCTACGATCACCTGGGCTACCGGCGGTGCGGCGACATGTACGTCTATGACGAAATCGGGCGGGGATGGGACATCGTGTTGTACGAGAAGGTGCTGTAA
- a CDS encoding FeoB-associated Cys-rich membrane protein, whose product MTWQGLVVAAVIGACAAYLARRWYRTLTGKSTGCGCGECPAARSTTDLALNPESKIQNPK is encoded by the coding sequence ATGACGTGGCAAGGCCTAGTCGTCGCGGCAGTTATTGGCGCGTGCGCCGCCTACCTCGCGCGCCGCTGGTATCGCACGCTCACCGGCAAATCGACCGGCTGCGGTTGCGGCGAATGCCCGGCCGCGCGATCGACGACTGATCTCGCGCTCAATCCAGAATCCAAAATCCAGAATCCAAAATAG
- the feoB gene encoding ferrous iron transport protein B — translation MAKTIAVIGNPNVGKTTLFNALTGLAHSTGNYPGVTVERKAGAMRHNGSTVEVIDLPGTYSLAARSPDESIVVDVLLGQQAGERPVDAILAVVDATNLERNLYLVSQLREIGKPFVVALNMSDLADKRQIEIDTDTLAEELGAPVVRICAHKKIGIDDLRAALVRVTDHGPANGAAGPEYPEALTKELAALEAELNARKGEIGREVPHVEAFRLLIDRNGYIEKRLARAHAGISEIVDRHRGRVAQNGSLAAIEARSRYNWVRRVVAAGVRKPATRLITGSDKIDAVLTHKVYGTLVFAAVMLLMFQAIFAWAGPVMDLVDAAIGSAGAWIGEMLPGGMLQSLVVDGVVGGVGSVLVFLPQIVILMFFIALLEACGYMARAAFLMDKLLSRCGLSGQSFIPMLSSFACAIPGIMATRTIGNRRDRVTTILVAPLMSCSARLPVYTLMITTFIPDTKVYGVLNLQGVVLFAMYCTGILVAVPVAWTLKRTLLKGDTPPFLLELPTYKWPQWGTVARKVYEQGKEFIIRAGTIIFAVAVIVWALAYFPHSESIAGQFAEQRAQVEQSGQTGADLDAALTDLNNAESAAHLRNSYFGRMGVAIEPLVRPLGWDWRIGMAAIASFPAREVVIATLGTIFALGGDVDEASESLKETLRGAQRADGALLFDIPVALSIMVFFALCCQCGATLAIIRRETKSVAWPAFTFAYMTTLAYIGAFTIYHAATWLGWGGA, via the coding sequence GTGGCTAAGACGATAGCGGTTATCGGCAACCCCAATGTCGGCAAAACCACCCTCTTCAATGCGCTGACCGGCCTCGCCCACTCGACCGGCAACTACCCCGGTGTCACTGTCGAACGAAAAGCCGGCGCCATGCGCCACAACGGTTCGACCGTCGAAGTGATCGACCTCCCCGGCACCTACAGCCTCGCCGCGCGGTCGCCCGATGAATCGATTGTTGTGGACGTCCTCCTCGGCCAGCAGGCCGGCGAGCGGCCCGTCGATGCAATCCTTGCCGTCGTCGACGCCACCAACCTCGAACGCAATCTGTATCTCGTATCACAGTTGCGGGAAATCGGAAAGCCATTCGTCGTCGCACTGAATATGAGCGATCTGGCCGATAAGCGCCAGATTGAAATCGACACGGACACGCTCGCAGAAGAACTCGGCGCGCCCGTCGTTCGCATTTGCGCGCACAAGAAAATCGGCATCGACGATCTACGCGCGGCGCTCGTGCGCGTGACCGATCACGGTCCGGCAAACGGCGCCGCGGGTCCGGAGTACCCCGAGGCATTGACCAAGGAACTCGCCGCACTTGAAGCGGAATTAAACGCCCGCAAAGGCGAAATCGGGCGCGAAGTCCCCCATGTCGAAGCGTTCCGCCTCCTGATCGATCGAAACGGCTACATCGAGAAAAGGCTCGCGCGCGCGCACGCCGGCATCTCCGAGATCGTCGACCGCCACCGCGGCCGCGTCGCGCAAAACGGCTCGCTCGCCGCGATCGAAGCCCGCAGCCGGTACAACTGGGTGAGACGCGTAGTTGCCGCCGGTGTGCGCAAGCCGGCAACGCGGCTCATAACCGGTTCAGACAAGATTGACGCGGTCCTCACGCACAAAGTCTACGGCACGCTCGTCTTTGCGGCCGTGATGCTGCTCATGTTTCAAGCCATATTCGCGTGGGCCGGTCCCGTCATGGATTTGGTGGACGCCGCAATCGGAAGCGCCGGCGCGTGGATCGGCGAAATGCTTCCCGGAGGCATGCTGCAGAGTCTCGTCGTCGACGGGGTCGTCGGCGGTGTCGGCAGTGTACTGGTGTTCCTGCCGCAGATCGTAATTCTAATGTTCTTTATCGCGCTCCTCGAGGCCTGCGGTTACATGGCGCGCGCCGCGTTTCTCATGGACAAACTCCTCAGCCGTTGCGGACTCTCCGGCCAGTCCTTCATTCCAATGCTCTCGTCGTTTGCGTGCGCGATTCCCGGCATCATGGCGACACGCACGATTGGCAACCGCCGTGACCGCGTCACTACGATACTCGTCGCGCCCCTCATGAGCTGCTCCGCGCGCCTGCCGGTGTATACGCTCATGATCACCACGTTCATCCCCGATACAAAAGTGTACGGCGTGCTGAACCTGCAGGGCGTCGTCCTGTTCGCGATGTATTGCACGGGAATCCTCGTCGCCGTTCCCGTCGCGTGGACGCTCAAGCGCACATTGCTCAAGGGCGACACTCCGCCGTTTCTGCTCGAACTGCCAACCTACAAATGGCCGCAGTGGGGCACCGTCGCGCGCAAGGTCTACGAACAAGGCAAGGAATTCATCATCCGCGCGGGCACCATTATCTTCGCCGTGGCCGTCATCGTGTGGGCGCTCGCGTACTTTCCACACTCCGAATCGATCGCGGGACAGTTCGCGGAACAGCGCGCCCAAGTGGAGCAGTCCGGCCAAACGGGCGCGGACCTCGACGCCGCGCTCACGGATTTGAACAACGCGGAAAGCGCAGCACACTTGCGCAATAGCTACTTCGGGCGCATGGGCGTCGCCATCGAACCGCTGGTGCGGCCCCTGGGATGGGACTGGCGCATCGGCATGGCCGCAATCGCGTCGTTCCCCGCGCGGGAGGTGGTCATCGCCACGCTCGGCACCATCTTCGCCCTCGGCGGTGACGTGGACGAAGCGTCCGAATCGCTCAAGGAAACGTTGCGTGGCGCCCAACGCGCGGACGGCGCGTTGCTCTTCGACATTCCGGTCGCCCTGTCCATCATGGTGTTCTTCGCGTTGTGCTGCCAGTGCGGCGCGACGCTCGCGATCATCCGCCGGGAAACAAAGTCTGTCGCGTGGCCGGCCTTTACCTTCGCCTACATGACCACGCTCGCGTACATCGGCGCCTTCACGATCTACCACGCCGCAACGTGGCTCGGATGGGGCGGCGCATGA
- a CDS encoding ferrous iron transport protein A, with protein sequence MPALHSNGTNRTLDQLKPGDVGVVERLHGDGAVHQRLLEMGVIEGAGVEVVRMAPLGDPMEIIIHGYHLSLRKTEAALVCLA encoded by the coding sequence ATGCCAGCCTTGCATAGCAATGGAACGAACCGGACGCTCGATCAACTGAAACCGGGTGACGTCGGTGTTGTCGAGCGATTGCACGGTGACGGCGCCGTCCACCAGCGGCTGCTCGAAATGGGCGTGATCGAAGGCGCCGGCGTTGAAGTGGTCCGGATGGCCCCCTTGGGCGATCCCATGGAAATCATCATTCACGGATACCACCTCTCCTTGCGGAAAACCGAAGCCGCCCTCGTTTGCCTCGCGTAG
- a CDS encoding ferrous iron transport protein A, producing the protein MAVDVDVMDVALTDCTDGDEVFVVALDDDSPLSARLRVLGVMAGVPIRVARAGSPLIIEVGDSRLCLRANEAESVRVCPMELSWSAAYASPAEDASLA; encoded by the coding sequence ATGGCTGTGGATGTAGATGTAATGGATGTGGCCCTCACAGATTGCACGGACGGCGACGAAGTATTCGTCGTAGCGCTCGATGACGATTCGCCGTTGAGCGCGCGCCTGCGCGTGCTCGGCGTGATGGCGGGCGTGCCCATTCGTGTGGCGCGCGCCGGGTCGCCGCTGATTATTGAAGTCGGCGATTCCAGGCTGTGCCTGCGCGCCAATGAGGCGGAAAGTGTCCGCGTATGCCCGATGGAATTGTCGTGGTCCGCAGCGTATGCATCCCCCGCGGAGGATGCCAGCCTTGCATAG
- a CDS encoding metal-dependent transcriptional regulator produces MSIQHNDSTRWRDFEKNDITHSAAHYLMAVDALRDEFGYARVTDVAEMLEVSRGAASMSISQLKKRGWITEDPHRFLLLTDDGKQMARLVEQNFRILTKFFEEVLGMSSEVAMSDACKMEHLMSLETGRRLVWLMRYILSDESRAAKIHSVMASFRPGCESVESCPLCEGGECLTPPGEVCEYHTGSNKSKKSRLDH; encoded by the coding sequence ATGAGCATTCAACACAACGATTCAACCCGCTGGCGCGACTTCGAGAAGAACGATATCACACACTCGGCCGCCCATTATCTCATGGCCGTGGACGCGCTCCGTGACGAATTCGGATACGCCCGCGTCACCGATGTCGCCGAGATGTTGGAAGTATCGCGCGGCGCGGCCTCGATGTCCATCTCGCAGCTCAAAAAGCGCGGATGGATCACCGAAGACCCGCATCGATTCCTCCTCCTTACAGATGACGGCAAACAAATGGCGCGCCTCGTCGAACAAAACTTCCGTATCCTAACCAAGTTCTTCGAGGAAGTTCTCGGCATGTCGAGCGAAGTGGCCATGTCGGACGCCTGCAAGATGGAACATCTGATGAGCCTCGAGACCGGACGGCGTCTGGTGTGGCTCATGCGCTATATCCTTAGCGACGAATCGCGCGCCGCCAAAATCCACAGCGTTATGGCAAGTTTCCGCCCGGGTTGCGAATCCGTCGAGAGTTGCCCGCTGTGCGAAGGCGGCGAATGCCTTACGCCGCCGGGGGAGGTGTGCGAGTATCACACCGGGAGCAACAAGAGCAAGAAATCCAGGCTCGATCACTAG
- a CDS encoding glycosyltransferase, protein MEAVDVSVGLVVRNAGAFLPKVLAHLEQQTYPAGRFEVVVADRSSSDDTPAILEHHAEGSPVKLRTVSADVSTMPAARNCILRESRGRWVVFLDAELLASPKLVETHIRAQDQHGGDCVVVGNIEPHPQAARHARLRHFAPPDVEPFAHNQPLRFLDWRCWNLSAPRAQLVEAGGFDESLAVPGLEDVELAWRLERTEMQGYFNEQAVAYSWQQVNIEREVERRYSEGFTLWHVLGKTHSDVLANRYLGPSGRPWSASELMLAPVYQRVCHSIAVHAGPFDWVCRRMARTAVIQGYRDAKRGRPPRYEAGVTL, encoded by the coding sequence ATGGAAGCCGTCGACGTATCGGTTGGGTTGGTGGTCAGGAACGCGGGGGCCTTTTTGCCCAAGGTGCTTGCCCATCTAGAACAGCAAACGTACCCTGCCGGACGTTTCGAGGTCGTTGTGGCGGATCGGAGCAGTTCTGACGACACGCCGGCAATTCTGGAACACCATGCGGAAGGATCGCCGGTTAAATTGCGCACGGTCAGCGCCGACGTTTCGACGATGCCTGCGGCTCGCAATTGCATCCTTCGGGAGAGTCGCGGGCGTTGGGTGGTGTTTCTCGACGCGGAACTGCTGGCCAGTCCCAAGCTTGTCGAAACCCACATACGGGCGCAGGACCAACACGGCGGGGACTGCGTGGTCGTGGGAAACATCGAGCCACACCCTCAGGCGGCGCGCCACGCGCGGTTGCGGCATTTTGCGCCGCCCGACGTGGAGCCGTTTGCGCACAATCAACCGTTGCGCTTTCTCGATTGGCGCTGCTGGAACCTTTCCGCGCCGCGCGCTCAGCTTGTCGAGGCTGGTGGATTTGACGAGTCACTGGCGGTACCGGGACTTGAGGACGTTGAACTGGCATGGCGTCTCGAACGCACGGAGATGCAGGGGTACTTCAACGAACAGGCCGTCGCATATTCGTGGCAACAGGTAAACATAGAACGAGAGGTGGAGCGGCGCTACTCGGAGGGCTTTACACTGTGGCACGTCCTGGGCAAGACGCACTCCGACGTGCTGGCAAACCGTTACTTGGGTCCCAGTGGGCGGCCGTGGTCGGCGTCGGAGCTTATGCTGGCGCCGGTGTACCAGCGGGTGTGCCATTCGATCGCGGTCCACGCGGGGCCGTTCGATTGGGTGTGCCGGCGCATGGCACGGACCGCGGTGATTCAAGGGTACCGCGACGCGAAACGCGGAAGACCACCGCGATACGAAGCCGGAGTTACGCTGTAG